One genomic segment of Hordeum vulgare subsp. vulgare chromosome 2H, MorexV3_pseudomolecules_assembly, whole genome shotgun sequence includes these proteins:
- the LOC123425037 gene encoding uncharacterized protein LOC123425037, whose product MAGDRDDAAKVVELARKKLEESATAPMSRLTDGSGNGEFRIVGRMTLHLQHRRGEGRCGGTVGRHSGEARTTVGLDSPSISGSGTASRARSGAEERPAFGDRTSSSFASRERRSGGENGPGERPFFGDRTSSEQRQLGQEFYKDIFPGDEPTSPGGSTSRLLSWSRYLVQLVLYGFISYSTTEVMRTIAVPVIVLIKL is encoded by the exons ATGGCGGGTGATAGAGATGATGCGGCCAAGGTGGTAGAGTTGGCGAGGAAGAAGCTCGAGGAGTCGGCGACTGCACCCATGTCGCGGCTCACCGATGGCAGCGGCAATGGCGAGTTTCGCATTGTCGGGCGCATG ACGCTCCATCTCCAGCACCGGCGAGGTGAGGGGCGGTGCGGTGGCACCGTGGGGCGGCATTCCGGCGAGGCAAGGACAACCGTGGGGCTCGACTCGCCCTCCATCTCCGGCTCCGGCACCGCATCCAGGGCGCGGAGCGGGGCCGAGGAGAGGCCCGCCTTCGGGGACCGCACCAGCTCTAGCTTCGCGTCCAGGGAGCGGCGGAGCGGCGGCGAGAACGGGCCCGGGGAGAGGCCCTTCTTCGGGGACCGCACCAGCTCCGAGCAGAGGCAGCTCGGCCAGGAGTTCTACAAGGATATCTTCCCGGGGGACGAGCCCACGTCGCCCGGCGGGTCCACCAGCCGCCTGCTGTCGTGGTCCAGGTATTTGGTTCAGTTAGTGCTCTACGGTTTTATTTCATACTCAACAACTGAAGTGATGCGAACAATAGCGGTGCCCGTTATTGTTCTTATCAAGTTGTAG
- the LOC123429253 gene encoding dirigent protein 1-like, which produces MASYDVTPYNGASVENTKIHFKKLYLRQNTSGPNSNQSKLIDGDVGSEFGRTAVTNWAIHDGPSLDAKVVARARGLHVNAVDDHSSFTMVFESKRFKCSTLEIMGATALGQGDWAIIGGTGQFAMARGVVQRFVYERSDHGQVVELAIEAFCRAKLPWTRGEDGPMALLAGFKPQYDKLNPSPALPGGSKFKPNTGPIGFKPNKPKPDPALPTGSKVKPKTNPIGFAIPPGIKRKYDKSKPKA; this is translated from the exons ATGGCTAGTTACGACGTCACCCCTTACAACGGTGCCTCCGTGGAGAACACTAAGATCCACTTCAAGAAGTTGTACTTGCGCCAAAACACTTCTGGACCCAACTCGAACCAGTCAAAGTTGATAGACGGCGACGTCGGCAGCGAGTTCGGGAGGACCGCCGTCACCAACTGGGCCATCCACGACGGCCCGAGCCTAGATGCCAAGGTGGTGGCCCGTGCAAGAGGCCTGCACGTGAACGCCGTTGATGACCACAGCTCATTCACCATGGTTTTCGAGAGTAAGAG GTTCAAATGTTCCACGCTTGAGATAATGGGAGCAACTGCCCTGGGCCAAGGTGACTGGGCCATTATTGGCGGGACCGGCCAATTTGCAATGGCGCGCGGCGTCGTCCAAAGATTCGTGTACGAAAGATCAGATCACGGACAAGTAGTGGAGCTTGCTATCGAAGCATTCTGCCGCGCCAAG cttccatggaCAAGGGGAGAAGATGGACCCATGGCACTTCTCGCGGGCTTTAAACCTCAATATGACAAGCTCAACCCCAGCCCAGCCCTGCCGGGGGGCTCAAAGTTCAAGCCCAACACCGGCCCAATAGGCTTTAAACCTAATAAACCCAAGCCCGACCCGGCCCTGCCGACAGGCTCAAAAGTCAAGCCCAAGACCAACCCAATAGGCTTCGCAATTCCCCCGGGCATTAAACGTAAATATGACAAGTCCAAGCCCAAGGCCTAG